The genomic region GATGCCGGCGGCCCGCACCCACCGGCTCGGACGGCGCTCCAGCAGCAGGCCAACGGCGAGAAGGGCGAGGGCGTGCATGAAATGGTAGAGCGCCGCCGTCTCGAACGCCGCGAGCCGCACGGGCGTGACGGACCCCTCCAGGCCGTGCGCGCCGAACGCCCCGGCAATGACGGCGAGGCCTGCCGACAGAGCGCCGACAGCGAGAAAAAGGCGGGCCGCGCGCTCCATGCTAGGGCTCCATGTTAGGACCGTGGGACGGTGAAGGGCCGCACCGTGTCGTTCAGCTTCAGCGTGTAGTCGCCCGGGGCGAGGGCCTCGTCGAGCATGTAGTAGAACCGGTAGGGGCGGACCACCTGCGTGCACATCGCGCCCTTCGGCCGGCGCATCTCGAAGACGATCTCGATGAGGTTCGCCCGGCGCGTCTGCCGGAGGTCGTGGAGCGCGGTGCA from Bacteroidota bacterium harbors:
- a CDS encoding DUF423 domain-containing protein — encoded protein: MERAARLFLAVGALSAGLAVIAGAFGAHGLEGSVTPVRLAAFETAALYHFMHALALLAVGLLLERRPSRWVRAAGILFLVGTVLFAGSLYALVLTDTPRLGIITPMGGTAFIAGWGLLALGIVRAEEPKSG